The following coding sequences are from one Triticum aestivum cultivar Chinese Spring chromosome 5A, IWGSC CS RefSeq v2.1, whole genome shotgun sequence window:
- the LOC123104045 gene encoding homeobox-leucine zipper protein HOX4, with product MKRPGGGNPSSLHQMASPNHMDYGVVGMEADGDAEEEMMACGGGGGGCGGGEKKRRLSAEQVRALERSFEVENKLEPERKARLARDLGLQPRQVAVWFQNRRARWKTKQLERDYNALRHSYDALRVDHDALRRDKEALLAEIKDLKGKLGDEEAAASFTSVKEEPAASDGPPPAGMGSSDSDSSGVLNDTDATGATPTEEAPAPDMGTLLGGPGAAGAAAAGHGQVFLHGNFLKVEEDETGFLDDEEPCGGFFADEPPLAWWTEPTDPWK from the exons ATGAAGCGGCCCGGCGGCGGAAACCCCTCCTCCCTCCACCAGATGGCCAGCCCCAATC ATATGGACTACGGCGTGGTCGGGATGGAGGCGGACGGGGACGCGGAGGAGGAGATGATGgcgtgcggcggtggcggcggcggctgcgggggaGGGGAGAAGAAGCGGCGGCTGAGCGCGGAGCAGGTGCGCGCCCTGGAGCGGAGCTTCGAGGTGGAGAACAAGCTGGAGCCGGAGCGCAAGGCGCGGCTGGCGCGCGACCTCGGCCTGCAGCCGCGCCAGGTCGCCGTCTGGTTCCAGAACCGCCGCGCGCGCTGGaagaccaagcagctcgagcgcGACTACAACGCGCTGCGCCACTCCTACGACGCGCTCCGCGTCGACCACGACGCCCTCCGCCGCGACAAGGAGGCCCTCCTCGCCGAG ATCAAGGATCTGAAGGGGAAGCTGGGGGACGAGGAGGCCGCGGCGAGCTTCACGTCGGTGAAGGAGGAGCCGGCGGCGTCCGacggcccgccgcccgcgggcatGGGGTCATCCGACAGCGACTCGAGCGGTGTTCTGAACGACACGGACGCGACCGGCGCGACACCAACAGAGGAGGCGCCGGCTCCAGACATGGGGACGCTGCTCGGCGGGCCCGgggcggccggcgcggcggcggcggggcacgggcAGGTGTTCCTGCACGGGAATTTCCTGAAGGTGGAGGAGGACGAGACGGGGTTCCTGGACGACGAGGAGCCGTGCGGGGGGTTCTTCGCCGACGAGCCGCCGCTGGCGTGGTGGACGGAGCCGACGGATCCCTGGAAGTGA